One window of the Cryptomeria japonica chromosome 7, Sugi_1.0, whole genome shotgun sequence genome contains the following:
- the LOC131048154 gene encoding uncharacterized protein LOC131048154 gives MEKINGEKLNLKVIGTGLPRTGTTSLKEALNMLGYRCYHYTEMLNNNHTDLWIDILSGKSEDWKSIFSGYTATVDMPSVAAYQKLMHACPDAKIILTVRDRQEWYQIVKNTIYPLYINASASEVALGRLCLWEGGLLERFEDREYVMSVYEVRVGAVKSYVPANKLLVFNVKEGWSPLCDFLGVPTPPTDTPFPHRSSIAEFFQGVIKN, from the exons ATGGAGAAAATTAATG GGGAGAAACTGAATCTGAAGGTGATAGGGACAGGCCTTCCTCGAACAGGGACAACCTCCTTGAAAGAGGCACTCAACATGTTAGGCTATCGGTGCTACCATTATACTGAAATGTTAAACAACAATCATACAGATCTATGGATCGACATTTTGTCTG GCAAGTCAGAAGATTGGAAAAGCATATTCAGTGGATACACAGCAACAGTGGACATGCCATCTGTAGCAGCGTATCAGAAATTGATGCACGCATGTCCTGACGCAAAGATAATCCTTACAGTGCGTGACAGGCAAGAATGGTATCAGATTGTAAAGAATACTATTTATCCTCTATACATTAATGCATCTGCATCAGAAGTAGCCCTCGGTAGGTTGTGTCTGTGGGAAGGTGGTCTATTGGAGAGGTTCGAAGACAGAGAATATGTCATGAGTGTGTATGAGGTTCGTGTAGGAGCTGTGAAAAGTTATGTGCCTGCTAATAAATTGCTTGTATTCAATGTAAAAGAGGGATGGTCTCCTCTCTGTGATTTCTTGGGTGTTCCAACACCTCCTACAGATACACCGTTTCCTCACAGGAGTAGTATAGCAGAATTCTTTCAAGGTGTTATTAAgaactag
- the LOC131048304 gene encoding universal stress protein A-like protein isoform X3 has product MGGRKLQTSILLPTKINHQEKKVNHSHKIRWQKIRVQCSTLTTLENRRTGYRIQIQIYLTRCTSSSELDEIWLFKCYETKAMNRDSKDILCNAMKDHNADVLVLGSHGKRRIKSLFFRSVNEHCVRHVHCPVIVIKNQKSKTQ; this is encoded by the exons ATGGGAGGGAGGAAGTTACAAACTTCGATCCTTCTTCCTACCAAAATAAATcatcaagagaagaaagtgaatcACTCGCACAAGATCAGATGGCAGAAAATTAGGGTGCAG TGTTCTACTTTGACGACTCTTGAGAACAGAAGAACAGGTTACAGAATTCAAATCCAAATCTACCTCACCAGATGCACGAGTAGTAGTGAATTGGACGAAATCTGGCTTTTCAAATGCTATG AGACAAAGGCAATGAATAGAGATTCCAAAGATATCCTCTGCAATGCCATGAAGGACCACAATGCTGACGTTCTAGTGTTGGGAAGTCATGGAAAAAGACGTATTAAGAG TTTATTTTTTCGCAGTGTGAATGAACATTGTGTTCGGCATGTACATTGCCCTGTTATTGTTATCAAGAACCAGAAAAGCAAAACTCAGTGA
- the LOC131048304 gene encoding universal stress protein A-like protein isoform X1, producing the protein MGGRKLQTSILLPTKINHQEKKVNHSHKIRWQKIRVQCSTLTTLENRRTGYRIQIQIYLTRCTSSSELDEIWLFKCYVVPETKAMNRDSKDILCNAMKDHNADVLVLGSHGKRRIKSLFFRSVNEHCVRHVHCPVIVIKNQKSKTQ; encoded by the exons ATGGGAGGGAGGAAGTTACAAACTTCGATCCTTCTTCCTACCAAAATAAATcatcaagagaagaaagtgaatcACTCGCACAAGATCAGATGGCAGAAAATTAGGGTGCAG TGTTCTACTTTGACGACTCTTGAGAACAGAAGAACAGGTTACAGAATTCAAATCCAAATCTACCTCACCAGATGCACGAGTAGTAGTGAATTGGACGAAATCTGGCTTTTCAAATGCTATG TGGTTCCAGAGACAAAGGCAATGAATAGAGATTCCAAAGATATCCTCTGCAATGCCATGAAGGACCACAATGCTGACGTTCTAGTGTTGGGAAGTCATGGAAAAAGACGTATTAAGAG TTTATTTTTTCGCAGTGTGAATGAACATTGTGTTCGGCATGTACATTGCCCTGTTATTGTTATCAAGAACCAGAAAAGCAAAACTCAGTGA
- the LOC131048304 gene encoding universal stress protein A-like protein isoform X4, translating to MGGRKLQTSILLPTKINHQEKKVNHSHKIRWQKIRVQCSTLTTLENRRTGYRIQIQIYLTRCTSSSELDEIWLFKCYVVPETKAMNRDSKDILCNAMKDHNADVLVLGSHGKRRIKSVNEHCVRHVHCPVIVIKNQKSKTQ from the exons ATGGGAGGGAGGAAGTTACAAACTTCGATCCTTCTTCCTACCAAAATAAATcatcaagagaagaaagtgaatcACTCGCACAAGATCAGATGGCAGAAAATTAGGGTGCAG TGTTCTACTTTGACGACTCTTGAGAACAGAAGAACAGGTTACAGAATTCAAATCCAAATCTACCTCACCAGATGCACGAGTAGTAGTGAATTGGACGAAATCTGGCTTTTCAAATGCTATG TGGTTCCAGAGACAAAGGCAATGAATAGAGATTCCAAAGATATCCTCTGCAATGCCATGAAGGACCACAATGCTGACGTTCTAGTGTTGGGAAGTCATGGAAAAAGACGTATTAAGAG TGTGAATGAACATTGTGTTCGGCATGTACATTGCCCTGTTATTGTTATCAAGAACCAGAAAAGCAAAACTCAGTGA
- the LOC131048304 gene encoding uncharacterized protein LOC131048304 isoform X5, with protein MGGRKLQTSILLPTKINHQEKKVNHSHKIRWQKIRVQCSTLTTLENRRTGYRIQIQIYLTRCTSSSELDEIWLFKCYVVPETKAMNRDSKDILCNAMKDHNADVLVLGSHGKRRIKRICTEWIC; from the exons ATGGGAGGGAGGAAGTTACAAACTTCGATCCTTCTTCCTACCAAAATAAATcatcaagagaagaaagtgaatcACTCGCACAAGATCAGATGGCAGAAAATTAGGGTGCAG TGTTCTACTTTGACGACTCTTGAGAACAGAAGAACAGGTTACAGAATTCAAATCCAAATCTACCTCACCAGATGCACGAGTAGTAGTGAATTGGACGAAATCTGGCTTTTCAAATGCTATG TGGTTCCAGAGACAAAGGCAATGAATAGAGATTCCAAAGATATCCTCTGCAATGCCATGAAGGACCACAATGCTGACGTTCTAGTGTTGGGAAGTCATGGAAAAAGACGTATTAAGAG
- the LOC131856566 gene encoding uncharacterized protein LOC131856566: MTHNEAKFWVALMALQSAQEQKEYKVSHVYREAHGVVDELANELVEEDNVQVTQSQRLQDYTVEKLNLKVIGAGLPRTGTTSLKEALTILGFSCHHASEMFKNNHTDLWIDILSSKSDDWKHIFSGYTATLDMPSVAVYQKLMEVCPDAKIILTVRDKEAWYQSVKDTLYALFKKPNMLSASELAIARLTLWEGLFERFEDREYAMSVYEDHVEAVKNYVPANKLLVFNVKEGWAPLCDFLGLAPPHPDTLFPHCNDTAQFYERFLKDARQGFVLL, encoded by the exons ATGACACACAATGAGGCCAAATTCTGGGTGGCTCTCATGGCTCTGCAATCTGCTCAAGAGCAGAAG GAGTATAAAGTTAGCCATGTTTATAGAGAAGCACATGGTGTGGTAGATGAACTAGCTAATGAATTGGTGGAGGAAGATAATGTACAAGTGACACAATCTCAAAGATTGCAAG ACTATACAGTGGAGAAACTGAATCTGAAGGTGATAGGGGCAGGCCTTCCTCGAACAGGCACAACCTCATTGAAAGAGGCGCTCACCATTTTAGGCTTTTCCTGTCACCATGCTTCTGAAATGTTTAAGAACAATCATACAGATCTATGGATCGATATTTTGTCTA GTAAGTCGGACGATTGGAAACACATATTCAGTGGGTACACAGCAACATTGGACATGCCATCTGTAGCAGTTTATCAGAAATTGATGGAAGTGTGTCCTGACGCAAAGATAATCCTTACTGTGCGTGACAAGGAAGCGTGGTATCAGAGTGTAAAAGATACTCTTTATGCACTATTCAAAAAACCCAATATGTTATCTGCATCAGAACTAGCCATTGCTAGGTTGACACTGTGGGAAGGTTTATTTGAGAGGTTCGAAGACAGAGAATATgccatgagtgtgtatgaggatCATGTGGAAGCTGTGAAAAATTATGTCCCTGCTAATAAATTACTTGTATTCAATGTGAAGGAAGGATGGGCTCCTCTCTGTGATTTCTTGGGTCTTGCTCCTCCTCACCCAGATACACTGTTTCCTCACTGCAATGATACAGCACAATTCTACGAACGCTTTCTGAAAGACGCTAGACAAGGATTTGTACTACTTTGA
- the LOC131048294 gene encoding putative UPF0481 protein At3g02645 has product MAIRSSSVIRVGYELTIDEDDIADVTSSCIFRVPKPLRDSNDRLYSPHLVSIGPFHYGKEELKSMEKSKSEAVRRMQKRIQRRDQNASIESIVENLIVHKDREIREFYGESISYNPIQLAWMVTRDACFLYEFLVNYAKFFSSGKNIYKEEVAAFSWKSDYVFDVTYQNPTRERIMDDILLFENQIPLWVLQNLLKIQMGSTEAAEQKLDVLMELLLKSAIRHKVFMWYNSDSYNMCSHVLEVVYHGMAGMAVSSYTRIEAPELPASPRNQIKVYFKHGVDSFKAVSSRWRNTPSNSSHEALKLELLKLPSAVELTQQGVKIRPVLVEQATTWASGHPALQWMRFDENTSTLYLPQLRITPQSDLVMRSIIAMEVSTKHRYHPRPMTQFGIFMDELIDTEEDVAVLRKADVIRNFLGSDKQVADLFNSMAKGITPIQGCRLIDDVRRGLHRYTRRKYKILWSEFVSAYFSKPWLVAGSMAAVAQVLREFAGGYFSLSWLLVVFMAAIVLFLLTMA; this is encoded by the coding sequence ATGGCCATTAGGAGCAGCTCTGTAATTCGAGTGGGGTATGAGCTCACGATAGATGAAGATGATATAGCAGACGTAACATCCTCTTGCATCTTCCGCGTGCCAAAGCCACTAAGAGACTCTAACGACAGATTGTACAGTCCACATCTTGTTTCCATCGGCCCTTTTCATTATGGGAAGGAGGAGCTGAAAAGCATGGAGAAATCCAAATCTGAGGCAGTCCGAAGAATGCAGAAGAGAATTCAGAGAAGAGATCAAAACGCTTCTATCGAGTCAATTGTGGAAAACCTCATAGTGCACAAGGACAGGGAGATTAGGGAATTCTACGGTGAAAGTATTTCTTATAATCCAATTCAATTAGCTTGGATGGTCACCAGGGACGCTTGTTTTCTTTATGAATTTCTTGTTAATTATGCAAAATTCTTTTCCAGTGGTAAGAATATTTATAAGGAGGAAGTGGCTGCATTCTCGTGGAAGAGTGATTATGTTTTTGATGTCACTTATCAGAATCCTACAAGGGAAAGAATCATGGATGACATACTTTTATTTGAAAATCAGATACCCCTATGGGTTTTGCAGAATCTCCTTAAAATTCAGATGGGTTCGACAGAAGCTGCCGAACAAAAGTTGGACGTGTTAATGGAATTGCTGCTGAAGTCTGCGATTAGACATAAAGTGTTTATGTGGTATAACTCAGATTCCTACAACATGTGCAGTCATGTTCTGGAAGTAGTCTACCACGGAATGGCTGGCATGGCTGTTAGTTCCTACACCCGTATTGAGGCGCCCGAATTGCCGGCTTCACCTCGCAATCAAATAAAAGTCTACTTTAAGCATGGTGTTGATTCGTTTAAGGCAGTTTCTAGTCGTTGGCGTAATACCCCCTCAAATTCGAGCCATGAGGCGTTGAAACTGGAACTTCTGAAACTGCCATCGGCGGTAGAACTCACACAACAAGGAGTGAAGATCCGTCCCGTGTTAGTAGAACAGGCAACAACATGGGCATCAGGTCATCCAGCCCTTCAATGGATGAGATTTGATGAGAATACATCAACGCTTTACTTACCACAGCTGAGGATAACTCCACAATCAGATTTAGTAATGAGAAGCATTATTGCAATGGAAGTGAGCACAAAACACAGGTACCATCCGAGACCAATGACTCAGTTTGGTATATTTATGGATGAGCTCATTGATACCGAAGAGGATGTTGCTGTGTTAAGGAAGGCAGATGTGATTAGAAACTTCCTTGGAAGCGACAAACAAGTGGCAGATCTGTTCAACTCCATGGCTAAAGGGATTACCCCTATTCAGGGCTGCAGACTAATTGATGATGTGAGAAGGGGTTTGCATAGGTATACGAGAAGAAAGTATAAGATCTTGTGGAGTGAGTTCGTAAGTGCTTATTTTTCCAAGCCATGGTTGGTTGCTGGGTCCATGGCTGCTGTGGCACAGGTGCTTAGGGAGTTCGCAGGTGGTTATTTTTCGCTTTCATGGCTTCTTGTTGTTTTCATGGCTGCCATAGTGCTATTTCTCCTTACAATGGCATAG